From the genome of Papaver somniferum cultivar HN1 chromosome 2, ASM357369v1, whole genome shotgun sequence, one region includes:
- the LOC113348523 gene encoding DEAD-box ATP-dependent RNA helicase 42-like, which produces MDEVKHHHRKSSKKDSSDRKDKDRNGVEKKERDRGDRDRESSRHHHHHRHHSKERGSSVDEKPREKKHRDRESKNKDKEERRSSREEERKKEKVKEREREKEKEREREKERAAVEKEKERERERERAKEKEKEREREKERERAKEKERERIREKEKRSRELERYENNDDGKEHDRKRRRREDDHKEREQERERERSSRHRDENDERERERSSRHRDENDESRRKKRGDSVDVKENDRTREEDLEEEQRKLDEEMDKRRRRVQEWQELKRKKEESERGKQEEEENDESKSGKKWTLEGESDDEEAVPPSKSDNEMDVDEDLKPVSGGEDTMVIDSKDEAKVENGGGEGENEEDDIDPLDAFMNSMVLPEVEKLNNLENTSIAVDSNSEPPKKLNKKGGQVNGDQQRKGQKKSMGRILQGEDSDSDYEDHLSDGVAPEDENDDEFIKRVKKTKVEKLSLVDHSKIEYPDFRKDFYIEVKEVSRMTPEEVIAYRKELELKLHGKDIPKPIKTWIQTGLTSRILDTIKKLGYEKPMPIQAQALPIIMSGRDCIGVAKTGSGKTLAFVLPMLRHIKDQAPVVPGDGPIALIMAPTRELVQQIHGDIRRFAKVAGVTSVPVYGGSGVAQQISELKRGAEIVVCTPGRMIDILCTSNGKITNLRRVTYLVMDEADRMFDMGFEPQITRIVQNTRPDRQTVLFSATFPRQVEILARKVLTKPVEIQIGGRSVVNKDISQLVEVRPENERFFRLLELLGEWYEKGKILIFVHSQEKCDSLFKDMLKHGYPCLSLHGAKDQTDRESTISDFKSNVCSVLIATSIAARGLDVKELELVINYDVPNHYEDYVHRVGRTGRAGRKGCAITFISEDDARYAPDLVKALQLSEQVVPDDLKALADGFMAKVNQGLEQAHGTGYGGSGFKFNEEEDEVTKAAKKAQARAHGFEEEKSDSDSEDDGIRKAGGNDLSLQAAAAAHAAAIAAASKASVAAVPQPVQYLPNGGVVMPGVIVPGGPSLTGVLPTAANPLVEGAARATAIAAAMNLQRNLEKITSDAIPEHYQAEFEINDFPQNARWKVTHKETLGPISEWTGAAITTRGQFYPPGKVLGQGERKLYLFIEGPTESSVKKAKAEVKRVLEDITRQATSLPGASQPGKYSVL; this is translated from the coding sequence ATGGATGAGGTGAAACATCATCACCGGAAATCATCAAAGAAAGATAGTTCAGATAGGAAAGACAAGGATAGGAATGGTGTTGAGAAGAAGGAAAGAGATAGAGGAGATAGAGATAGAGAATCGTCtcggcatcatcatcatcaccggcATCATAGTAAGGAGAGGGGAAGTAGTGTGGATGAAAAACCTAGAGAAAAAAAACATAGAGATAGAGAATCTAAGAACAAGGATAAGGAGGAGCGAAGAAGTAGTCGAGAAGAGGAacggaagaaggagaaggtgaAAGAGAGggaaagagagaaagagaaagaaagggaaagagagaaagaaagagctgctgttgagaaggagaaagaaaGGGAAAGGGAAAGAGAACGGgcaaaggagaaggagaaagaaagGGAAAGGGAGAAGGAAAGAGAACGGGCCAAGGAGAAGGAGAGGGAAAGAATTAGGGAGAAGGAGAAGCGAAGTAGGGAGTTAGAGAGATATGAAAACAATGATGATGGGAAGGAACATGATAGGAAACGAAGACGAAGAGAAGATGATCATAAAGAAAGAGAGCAAGAACGGGAGCGGGAAAGGAGCAGTAGGCACAGGGATGAGAATGATGAGCGAGAGCGAGAAAGGAGCAGTAGGCACAGGGATGAGAATGATGAatcaagaaggaaaaagagagGGGACAGTGTGGACGTCAAAGAAAATGATAGGACAAGAGAAGAGGACTTGGAAGAAGAGCAACGAAAACTTGATGAAGAGATGGACAAGCGGAGGAGGAGAGTTCAAGAGTGGCAGGAATTAAAAAGAAAGAAGGAAGAATCTGAGAGAGGAaagcaggaagaagaagaaaatgacgaATCAAAGTCTGGTAAGAAGTGGACCTTAGAAGGAGAGTCCGATGATGAAGAAGCTGTTCCACCTTCAAAATCAGATAATGAGATGGATGTCGATGAGGATTTGAAGCCTGTCAGTGGTGGTGAAGACACAATGGTTATTGATTCTAAAGACGAGGCTAAAGTCgaaaatggtggtggtgaaggtgaaAACGAGGAAGATGATATTGATCCCTTGGATGCATTTATGAACTCTATGGTGTTGCCAGAAGTTGAAAAATTGAATAACTTAGAGAATACATCTATTGCAGTTGATAGTAATTCTGAACCCCCTAAGAAGCTGAATAAGAAAGGCGGTCAAGTGAATGGTGATCAACAAAGGAAAGGTCAGAAAAAATCTATGGGAAGAATATTGCAAGGTGAGGATTCTGATTCAGATTATGAGGATCATCTGAGTGATGGTGTTGCTCCAGAAGACGAAAATGATGACGAGTTTATTAAAAGAGTGAAGAAGACAAAAGTGGAGAAACTTTCACTTGTTGACCATTCAAAGATTGAGTATCCTGATTTCCGTAAAGATTTCTATATTGAAGTCAAGGAGGTATCTAGGATGACACCTGAGGAGGTGATTGCTTACAGAAAAGAGCTTGAACTCAAGTTACATGGGAAAGACATTCCAAAACCAATTAAAACTTGGATCCAAACTGGGTTAACAAGTAGGATTTTAGATACTATAAAGAAGCTTGGTTATGAGAAGCCTATGCCAATCCAAGCTCAAGCGCTGCCAATAATTATGAGTGGCCGGGACTGCATTGGTGTAGCGAAAACAGGTTCCggtaaaaccctagcttttgtttTACCGATGTTGAGGCATATCAAGGATCAGGCGCCGGTGGTTCCAGGGGATGGGCCGATAGCCCTCATAATGGCACCTACAAGAGAACTTGTTCAGCAGATTCACGGTGATATCAGAAGGTTTGCCAAAGTGGCGGGAGTCACCTCTGTTCCTGTGTATGGAGGCTCTGGGGTTGCGCAGCAAATAAGTGAACTGAAACGTGGTGCAGAGATTGTTGTCTGTACTCCAGGCAGGATGATTGATATTCTTTGTACAAGTAATGGGAAAATTACGAATCTTCGGCGAGTTACATATCTAGTTATGGACGAAGCTGATCGAATGTTCGACATGGGTTTTGAACCTCAAATTACCCGCATTGTCCAAAATACTCGACCTGACCGTCAGACTGTTCTTTTTTCTGCTACTTTCCCTCGCCAGGTTGAGATTCTGGCACGTAAAGTCTTGACTAAGCCTGTTGAAATACAAATTGGAGGTAGGAGTGttgtgaacaaggatataagccaATTGGTTGAGGTGAGACCGGAGAATGAGAGGTTTTTCAGGTTATTGGAGCTACTTGGAGAATGGTATGAAAAGGGTAAGATATTGATTTTTGTCCACTCCCAGGAAAAATGCGATTCTCTGTTCAAGGATATGCTTAAACACGGTTATCCTTGCCTTTCCCTTCATGGAGCAAAGGATCAGACAGATCGTGAGTCTACTATTTCAGATTTCAAGAGCAATGTATGTAGTGTATTGATTGCCACTAGCATTGCTGCCAGGGGTTTAGATGTAAAAGAACTAGAATTGGTCATCAACTATGATGTACCCAATCATTACGAAGATTATGTTCATCGTGTTGGTAGGACTGGTCGAGCAGGTCGAAAAGGATGTGCAATCACATTCATCTCAGAGGATGATGCTAGATATGCACCAGATCTTGTGAAGGCTTTGCAGTTGTCTGAGCAAGTTGTCCCTGACGATCTTAAGGCTCTGGCTGATGGGTTCATGGCAAAAGTAAATCAGGGGCTTGAGCAGGCCCATGGGACTGGTTATGGTGGAAGTGGTTTTAAGTTTaatgaagaggaagatgaagtgaCAAAAGCTGCAAAGAAAGCCCAGGCAAGGGCACATGGATTTGAGGAAGAAAAATCGGATTCCGATTCCGAGGATGATGGGATACGCAAGGCAGGAGGAAATGATCTCTCGCTCcaggctgctgctgctgctcatgCGGCTGCCATAGCTGCAGCATCCAAGGCAAGTGTGGCTGCTGTGCCTCAGCCCGTCCAATATCTTCCAAATGGAGGGGTGGTCATGCCCGGTGTTATAGTCCCAGGCGGTCCTTCTCTAACTGGAGTTTTGCCCACTGCGGCAAATCCTCTAGTCGAGGGGGCAGCTCGTGCAACAGCAATAGCAGCGGCTATGAATTTGCAGCGTAATCTTGAGAAGATTACAAGTGATGCCATTCCTGAACACTACCAAGCAGAATTTGAAATCAATGATTTCCCCCAGAATGCCCGTTGGAAGGTAACCCACAAGGAAACTTTGGGTCCAATTTCAGAATGGACTGGAGCTGCCATTACTACTAGGGGGCAGTTTTATCCCCCTGGAAAGGTTCTTGGACAAGGAGAGCGCAAGCTCTACCTTTTCATCGAGGGACCAACAGAATCATCTGTCAAGAAGGCCAAAGCTGAAGTGAAACGTGTTCTCGAGGACATCACACGACAGGCAACATCACTTCCTGGTGCTTCTCAACCTGGCAAGTACTCTGTTCTGTAG